A genomic segment from Zygotorulaspora mrakii chromosome 1, complete sequence encodes:
- the VRP1 gene encoding Vrp1p (similar to Saccharomyces cerevisiae VRP1 (YLR337C); ancestral locus Anc_4.168), with amino-acid sequence MPGPPAPPPPPPPGFGSSNANASKPAASVMQGRDALLGDIIKGSKLKKAQTNDRSAPILGGGGVVAGTGSSQSTGSTSTPSAPPIPSIGAPQLGDILAGGVPKLKHVQNGMAPQIPSQSQAPMVSELSGSTGMPTHSAAGPPPIPASGAPPVPQTGAPSMPNARPKRRSHKRQSSTLATDQSSGKTVSTGLSLPPQSSAPPPPVSAPPIPSIISSLPPAPPAPPAPLAPPAPLAPLAPPAQLVPSAPLTQPASTASPSGGLPFLAEINARRSDMGTISNEQSPKPPTSKAPQIAIQAPPLPSQAPALSSQAPPLPSQAPPLPGQAPPLPSQAPPLPGQAPPLPSQAPPLPVQAPPLPSQAPPFPTKSFKPSQTPSLPGHPQASKSGAPVPSAPPPPPLLSQSQNSKSSVPVSTLTPPPPPPPPPTASSAPSGHNASSSIKAPDAPLTGGPLPFLAEIQKKRDDRFVVGGNAGYSTKIEQPDSIPGGFSENALSKPPPAPSTATSEGMSFLSEIEKKMKRQPLSDSVVANTHSISPTKPPALPTISPPKTHSSSFKNEIENSFKSHKLEEQTPATPATSAPPLPTLSAPEPPSLVTRAAAPPPPPPPPPSLTVPVSSPPSLVPAPPPPPPAPAPPLATTAGPAHTNATTPEIQHSDSKSPQPSSGSLSVDHSSNLKQRLFSSGSSSLKHRINEHTDSPDVEVGQLTINGSSNTVGTKLNNSKLIIDDSRFKWVNASQISSPREFRKTTKLYPSGKGSSVPLNLSLYA; translated from the coding sequence ATGCCAGGACCACCAGCGCCTCCCCCCCCTCCTCCTCCCGGCTTTGGGTCGAGCAATGCGAATGCATCGAAACCAGCAGCTTCTGTTATGCAAGGTCGTGATGCATTACTAGGAGATATAATAAAGGGCTCAAAACTTAAAAAGGCTCAAACTAATGATAGAAGTGCCCCAATActtggtggtggtggtgtTGTGGCTGGGACTGGAAGTAGCCAATCAACCGGCTCTACTAGTACACCATCAGCTCCTCCAATTCCCAGTATAGGCGCACCACAGCTTGGTGACATCTTGGCAGGAGGTGTTCCAAAACTTAAGCATGTGCAAAATGGTATGGCTCCACAAATTCCATCACAATCTCAGGCACCTATGGTATCAGAATTAAGCGGATCGACCGGTATGCCAACACATTCAGCGGCAGGGCCACCACCAATACCCGCAAGCGGCGCACCCCCGGTTCCTCAAACCGGCGCACCCTCAATGCCTAATGCACGACCTAAGCGAAGATCTCACAAGAGACAGAGTTCGACGCTGGCAACTGACCAAAGTTCAGGCAAGACGGTTTCAACAGGGTTGTCTTTGCCACCGCAATCCAGTGCTCCACCTCCACCTGTTTCCGCACCGCCAATTCCTTCGATTATAAGTTCACTCCCACCAGCACCACCAGCACCACCAGCACCACTAGCACCACCAGCACCACTAGCACCACTAGCACCTCCAGCACAATTGGTACCGTCAGCGCCTCTAACACAACCGGCATCTACTGCTTCGCCTTCAGGTGGGCTACCTTTTTTGGCCGAAATCAATGCTAGAAGATCAGATATGGGAACCATCAGTAATGAACAAAGCCCGAAACCCCCCACCTCCAAGGCTCCACAAATTGCCATCCAAGCGCCTCCTCTACCAAGTCAAGCACCTGCTCTGTCAAGTCAAGCACCTCCTTTACCAAGTCAGGCACCTCCTCTACCAGGTCAGGCACCTCCTCTACCAAGTCAGGCACCTCCTCTACCAGGTCAGGCACCTCCTCTACCAAGTCAGGCACCTCCTCTGCCAGTTCAGGCACCTCCTCTGCCTAGCCAAGCGCCTCCGTTTCCTACTAAAAGTTTCAAACCTTCCCAGACCCCTTCTCTTCCAGGCCATCCTCAAGCTTCAAAATCCGGAGCCCCTGTACCATCAGCACCCCCTCCGCCTCCGCTGTTAAGCCAATCACAAAATTCGAAGTCCAGTGTGCCTGTTTCGACTTTAACACctccaccaccaccaccacctcCTCCTACCGCATCTAGTGCTCCTTCAGGTCATAACGCTAGTTCAAGTATTAAAGCTCCAGATGCTCCTCTGACTGGAGGTCCACTGCCATTTCTTGCTgagatccaaaaaaaaagagacgACAGATTTGTTGTCGGGGGAAATGCAGGCTATAGCACAAAAATCGAGCAACCTGATTCTATACCGGGTGGATTCTCAGAGAATGCTCTATCGAAACCTCCACCTGCTCCTAGTACAGCAACATCCGAGGGTATGTCATTTTTGAGtgaaattgagaaaaaaatgaagcgTCAACCTTTGAGTGATAGTGTAGTTGCCAACACACACTCGATTTCTCCTACCAAACCACCTGCTCTGCCGACAATTTCTCCTCCTAAAACGCACTCAAGTTCGTTTAAAAACGAGATTGAGAATAGTTTCAAATCCCACAAACTCGAAGAACAGACGCCAGCGACGCCTGCCACATCAGCTCCTCCATTACCGACCTTGAGTGCACCTGAACCACCTTCTCTGGTTACGCGTGCTGCTgctcctcctcctcctcctcccCCACCTCCCTCCTTGACGGTGCCAGTCTCTTCTCCCCCCTCCTTGGTGCCTgctccaccaccaccacctcCTGCTCCTGCTCCCCCTTTGGCCACAACTGCTGGTCCAGCTCATACGAATGCCACCACTCCAGAAATACAACACTCTGATTCGAAGTCTCCGCAACCATCTTCAGGATCTTTATCGGTTGATCATTCATCAAACTTAAAGCAAAGACTATTTTCTTCCGGCTCATCATCTTTAAAACATAGAATAAATGAACATACGGATTCGCCCGACGTGGAAGTCGGCCAATTGACAATAAATGGCTCCAGCAACACAGTGGGaacaaaattgaacaatAGTAAATTGATAATTGATGATTCTCGGTTCAAATGGGTCAATGCGTCCCAAATCTCCAGTCCAAGAGAATTTCGCAAAACCACTAAACTGTATCCTTCCGGTAAAGGAAGCAGTGTTCCACTTAACTTGAGTTTGTACGCTTGA
- the ERV1 gene encoding flavin-linked sulfhydryl oxidase (similar to Saccharomyces cerevisiae ERV1 (YGR029W); ancestral locus Anc_4.167): MSSKSNDKDLGVRKIIYDKDGKPCRSCNTLQDFQFATGKISAKDIQHIKNGTEIAAASPQETILNSKAYRRVDPPGVEELGRSSWNLLHSITAKYPKSPSDEQKLEMKQFLTIFSHVYPCNWCASDFEKFIKVKAPKLNSREEFGRWMCEAHNEVNAKLKKEQFNCDFWEKRWKDGWED, from the exons ATGTCTTCTAAATCAAATGATAAGGATCTTGGTGTACGCAAGATAATTTATGACAAAGATGGCAAACC ATGTCGCTCTTGTAATACTTTGCAAGATTTTCAGTTTGCCACAGGAAAAATATCTGCTAAAGATATCCAACACATCAAAAACGGGACAGAAATAGCAGCAGCAAGTCCCCAAGAAACAATTCTAAACTCGAAAGCGTATAGGAGAGTAGACCCTCCAGGTGTCGAGGAACTAGGCAGATCTTCTTGGAATCTGCTCCATAGCATTACTGCAAAATATCCTAAATCACCGTCAGACGAGCAAAAACTGGAAATGAAGCAGTTTTTGACTATTTTTTCTCATGTATATCCTTGTAATTGGTGTGCATCagactttgaaaagtttatcAAGGTGAAAGCACCTAAACTAAACTCAAGGGAGGAGTTTGGCAGGTGGATGTGCGAAGCGCACAACGAAGTCAATGCTAAACTTAAAAAGGAGCAATTCAATTGCGATTTTTGGGAAAAAAGGTGGAAAGATGGTTGGGAAGATTGA
- the MSP1 gene encoding protein-degrading AAA family ATPase MSP1 (similar to Saccharomyces cerevisiae MSP1 (YGR028W); ancestral locus Anc_4.166), producing MSRKFDLKTIADLSVLIGTGLSLYYLVSRLLNDVETGPLSGRSKESKNRQILQWQKLIEKKPELSQVDLNTYEKTILSSVVTADEIKVNFQDIGGLDNIVADLHESVVYPLMMPEVYTNNPLLQAPSGVLLYGPPGCGKTMLAKALAKESGANFISIRMSSIMDKWYGESNKIVDAMFSLANKIQPCMIFIDEIDSFLRERASTDHEVTAMLKAEFMTLWDGLLTSGRVMIVGATNRINDIDSAFLRRLPKRFLIPLPRKEERLRILEVLLKDTKTDKREFSMETIALHTNGMSGSDLKELCREAALTAAREYIKVKREYMAKGNDAMDASPIEMRPLKTSDFPLKMDAQQSLQSMSLD from the coding sequence ATGTCACGAAAGTTTGATCTCAAAACCATTGCAGATCTTTCAGTATTGATAGGTACGGGACTTTCGCTTTACTACTTGGTGAGCAGATTACTGAACGATGTTGAGACCGGGCCCCTATCAGGAAGATCTAAAGAATCCAAAAACAGACAAATACTTCAATGGCAAAAActgattgaaaaaaagcCTGAACTTTCCCAGGTAGATTTGAACACCTACGAAAAGACAATACTCTCCTCCGTAGTCACGGCAGATGAAATAAAAgtcaattttcaagatattggCGGATTAGATAACATTGTTGCTGACCTGCACGAGAGTGTGGTATACCCCTTAATGATGCCAGAAGTGTATACTAATAATCCCCTTTTACAAGCACCTAGTGGCGTTTTGTTGTACGGTCCCCCCGGGTGTGGAAAAACAATGCTGGCGAAAGCTCTGGCAAAAGAAAGTGGGGCCAATTTCATTTCGATAAGAATGTCATCCATAATGGACAAATGGTACGGAGAGAGTAACAAAATTGTTGATGCCATGTTCTCTTTGGCAAACAAGATTCAACCCTGTATGATTTTCATCGATGAGATTGATTCCTTTTTAAGGGAAAGAGCTTCGACAGATCACGAAGTTACGGCAATGTTAAAAGCTGAGTTCATGACATTATGGGATGGCCTACTGACAAGTGGACGTGTAATGATCGTAGGTGCTACAAATCGTATCAACGACATAGATAGTGCTTTTTTGAGAAGGTTGCCCAAAAGATTTCTCATACCGTTACcgagaaaagaagaacgTCTCAGAATTTTGGAAGTCCTTCTGAAAGATACCAAAACTGATAAGAGAGAATTCAGCATGGAGACTATTGCTTTACACACCAATGGAATGTCAGGGTCGGATCTGAAAGAATTATGTAGGGAAGCTGCTTTAACAGCCGCTAGAGAGTATATTAAGGTTAAAAGAGAATATATGGCAAAGGGCAATGATGCAATGGATGCCTCTCCGATTGAAATGAGACCATTGAAGACATCGGATTTTCCTTTAAAAATGGATGCGCAACAATCTTTGCAGTCGATGTCATTGGATTGA
- the POP6 gene encoding ribonuclease P/MRP protein subunit POP6 (similar to Saccharomyces cerevisiae POP6 (YGR030C); ancestral locus Anc_4.169), whose product MATVPRVEFENSVLDIDLKDQRRSMDLIQNEIIQRILGDKKFLYQDNVRFRKITKNDNIKQTIDKLQKDNLKEEIQCFYSYGIHLQKMLSVIEIYKRVVKNSSTKLEQYNKLTNFVAIEEGRNVLLEKKTRIPVLIVFISAEQNKTLERDLLIQKKFTKQT is encoded by the coding sequence ATGGCAACTGTTCCCAGAGTTGAGTTTGAGAATAGCGTCTTAGATATTGATTTAAAAGACCAACGACGTTCGATGGACCTCAtccaaaatgaaataattcAACGTATACTGGGTGACAAAAAGTTTCTTTATCAGGACAATGTGAGATTTAGAAAAATCACGAAAAATGATAACATAAAACAAACAATTGACAAACTGCAGAAAGACAATCTAAAGGAGGAGATTCAATGCTTTTATTCGTACGGTATACATTTGCAGAAGATGCTGAGTGTAATAGAGATCTATAAGAGAGTGGTTAAAAATAGCTCTACGAAACTGGAACAGTACAACAAATTGACCAATTTTGTGGCCATAGAAGAAGGCAGAAATGTTTTATTGGAGAAGAAGACAAGAATACCTGTTCTGATTGTTTTCATAAGCGCTGAACAGAACAAAACTCTTGAAAGAGATCTATTGATCCAgaaaaaattcaccaaACAGACatga
- the SGD1 gene encoding Sgd1p (similar to Saccharomyces cerevisiae SGD1 (YLR336C); ancestral locus Anc_4.165), with protein sequence MSQKHAIRLPGLLLDELKTKSYDSDERFQGKRDYGVGKKRGSSKQVSRKDRRKQQRLDKRSSQRSKAGHNEEKERPINVNNKAKTGNFAVNEKNSESKKARTTETSNSELLLPPDDELSSDDFEEFEEDDLDEEGWRQLREMEEEDGNEDVEPSDHSGSEVDSSLSKENTEKALNSKGNKDMTIEETMEALKALKEKKNEPQTQLLTEKNKQKRDYLVKIGEQDMLESNMTAEETMAALKSKKEKKNEVRTSKSPQSKKQERKSNQDKEISFPIAPGDRAAMERDEMDMQYYAKKLGLKRNSKKLHARDEYDAIGGLLEGLDFIDNYGIEDEEYGEYGTEQKSDSRDQLKGSGYSNESADEGADEGADESEYPEDGESELDSEELKLLPSDDDLSSDDFDEFAEDDLNEEEWEQLREMEESGDHQDGVKRKRENPLVAPVEGDSGSYVPPWQRKKALETGSLSAAELEVQKKVKSSLNKLSDTNISVIISSLNELYESYARQYVTDAISKQILEIIGQTNKLLDSFIMNYAAVAFALWKLRGVEVGASYIQVTIEHFLKSFDDGIITLKLNDGASANSPPIISKESSNILCLLSYSYNFGIVSSNLIYDIVHLLVASPNEFTTELLLRVISISGPLIRSDDASALKEIISKLLHNVKEIKIQSPRLKFLLDTVTDLKNNRLKPSLLAASYHPLKKTLQNVLQLSATSSEPLLVSLQDIKNVENKGKWWLVGASWKGNMEIPSEEMESRKISKTAKKRVIEDDLLDDLPDWSEIARQQRMNTDVRRAIFISIMSAQDYMDAFGKLEKLNLKKKQGLEIPRVLLHCLSQDSGANGYNPYYALLALKLCENQHSLVKSFQFLFWDIIKAFEDEEEQTIFDGDDVNMNENMKLRNIANRGKFFGYLIAEGILQLDAFKHVSLVSGLVADGVIFVEFLLYQLLLTVAKKSESKGKDSKGKKVVHYNSGLLIKILINGIKLENRSVILKGLLYFTKKNFKYKKYLPRSGGTKALDKELRRMEWATNTFSELMEKNLENAIV encoded by the coding sequence ATGTCTCAAAAACATGCCATTAGGCTACCTGGGCTCTTACTggatgaattgaaaaccAAATCTTATGATAGCGATGAGAGATTTCAAGGTAAAAGAGACTATGGTGTCGGAAAAAAGAGAGGTTCGAGTAAGCAAGTAAGCAGGAAAGACAGAAGGAAACAGCAAAGGCTCGATAAAAGATCCTCGCAAAGATCAAAAGCAGGTCATaatgaagagaaagaacGTCCAATAAATGTCAATAATAAAGCAAAGACTGGAAATTTTGCTGTGAACGAAAAAAACTCAGAGTCGAAAAAGGCTCGCACAACAGAAACTTCAAATAGTGAGCTATTGCTTCCACCGGATGATGAATTATCATCTGATgactttgaagaatttgaggAGGATGACttagatgaagagggaTGGAGGCAACTTCGAGAGAtggaagaggaagatggCAACGAAGATGTGGAACCATCTGATCACTCGGGCAGTGAAGTTGATTCAAgtttatcaaaagagaataCAGAAAAAGCACTCAATAGTAAAGGTAATAAAGATATGACTATAGAGGAGACTATGGAGGCATTAAAAGCTCttaaagaaaagaaaaacgaGCCCCAAACACAACTGTTAACggaaaaaaataagcaAAAAAGAGATTATCTTGTTAAAATTGGTGAACAAGATATGTTAGAATCTAACATGACAGCTGAAGAAACTATGGCAGCattgaaaagcaaaaaagaaaaaaaaaacgaagtAAGAACTTCAAAGTCGCCTCAATCCAAGaaacaagaaagaaaaagtaatCAAGATAAGGAAATATCGTTTCCCATTGCGCCTGGGGACCGCGCAGCAATGGAGAGAGATGAGATGGACATGCAATATTATGCCAAAAAACTTGGCTTAAAGAGAAATTCTAAAAAGTTGCACGCTCGTGATGAGTACGACGCAATTGGTGGCTTACTAGAAGGTTTGGATTTTATTGATAATTATGgaattgaagatgaggagTACGGCGAGTATGGTACGGAACAAAAAAGTGACTCAAGGGATCAATTGAAGGGTTCAGGATACTCTAATGAAAGTGCGGATGAAGGTGCGGATGAAGGTGCGGATGAAAGTGAGTATCCCGAAGATGGTGAATCCGAACTTGATAGCGAGGAACTGAAATTACTGCCATCAGATGATGACTTGTCGTCcgatgattttgatgaatttgcCGAGGATGATTTAAACGAAGAAGAGTGGGAGCAGTTGAGAGAAATGGAAGAGAGTGGTGATCACCAAGATGGCgtcaagagaaaaagagagaatCCATTAGTTGCCCCAGTAGAAGGTGATTCTGGAAGTTATGTGCCTCCGTGGCAGAGAAAGAAAGCTTTGGAAACTGGAAGTCTTTCTGCTGCTGAATTAGAGGTACAAAAAAAGGTCAAGTCGTCGCTCAATAAATTATCTGACACAAATATTTCCGTAATTATCTCGTCATTAAATGAGCTGTATGAAAGCTATGCTCGTCAATATGTTACCGATGCAATATCTAAACAAATTTTAGAAATTATTGGACAAACAAACAAACTGCTGGATAGCTTCATTATGAATTATGCTGCCGTAGCATTCGCCCTGTGGAAATTGAGAGGAGTTGAAGTTGGTGCTTCTTATATTCAAGTGACAATTGAACATTTCTTAAAGAGTTTTGATGATGGAATAATTACCCTCAAATTAAATGACGGCGCATCAGCTAATAGCCCACCAATCATTTCGAAAGAATCTAGTAACATACTATGTCTTCTTTCTTACTCTTATAATTTTGGTATCGTATCCAGTAACCTAATCTATGATATCGTTCACTTACTTGTTGCATCTCCTAATGAATTTACGACGGAGCTCCTATTAAGGGTCATTTCAATATCCGGTCCACTGATACGCAGCGATGATGCATCAGCCTTGAAAGAGATTATATCCAAGCTATTACATAATGTGAAAGagatcaaaattcaatcacCGCGTTTGAAGTTTCTACTGGATACCGTTACCGATCTTAAGAACAACCGTTTAAAGCCTTCTTTACTAGCAGCGAGCTACCAtccattgaaaaagacGCTGCAGAATGTTCTGCAACTTTCAGCTACCTCTAGTGAGCCACTGCTAGTCTCTCTTCAAGATATAAAGAATGTAGAAAACAAGGGTAAATGGTGGCTAGTCGGCGCTTCCTGGAAAGGTAACATGGAGATACCTTCTGAAGAAATGGAGtccagaaaaatttcaaaaacgGCCAAAAAACGTGTGATAGAAGATGATTTGCTTGATGACCTTCCTGATTGGTCGGAGATAGCTAGGCAGCAGAGGATGAATACAGATGTTCGTCGTGCCATCTTCATTAGTATAATGTCTGCACAAGATTATATGGATGCATTTGGTAAACtggagaaattgaatctgaagaagaaacagGGTTTGGAGATTCCTAGAGTTCTTCTACATTGTCTGTCACAGGATAGCGGAGCTAATGGTTATAACCCTTATTATGCTCTACTTGCACTAAAGCTCTGTGAAAACCAGCATTCACTCGTTAAATCATTTCAATTCCTCTTTTGGGATATAATCAaggcttttgaagatgaggaagaaCAGACTATTTTTGACGGGGATGATGTAAAtatgaatgaaaacatGAAATTAAGAAATATTGCAAACAGAGGAAAATTTTTCGGCTATTTGATAGCAGAGGGTATTTTGCAGCTCGATGCATTTAAACATGTATCCTTGGTAAGTGGACTGGTCGCTGATGGAGTAATCTTCGTCGAATTTTTATTATACCAGCTATTATTGACAGTTGCCAAAAAATCAGAGTCTAAAGGAAAGGACTCAAAAGGCAAAAAGGTTGTTCATTACAATAGCGGTCTCTTAATCAAAATTCTTATTAATGGGatcaaattggaaaatcGATCAGTTATTCTAAAAGGTTTACTGTATTTTacgaagaaaaatttcaagtaCAAAAAATACCTACCGAGATCTGGCGGAACTAAGGCACTTGATAAAGAATTGAGAAGAATGGAGTGGGCCACGAATACATTTAGCGAATTAATGGAGAAAAATTTAGAAAATGCAATAGTTTAG
- the RPP0 gene encoding 60S ribosomal protein uL10 (similar to Saccharomyces cerevisiae RPP0 (YLR340W); ancestral locus Anc_4.170), producing the protein MGGVREKKAEYFAKLREYLEEYKSIFIVGVDNVSSQQMHEVRKALRGKGVVLMGKNTMVRRAIRGFISDMPDYEKVLPFVKGNVGFIFTNESLKDIKDVIIANKVAAPARAGAVAPEDIWVAAMNTGMEPGKTSFFQALGVPTKIARGTIEIVSDVKVVSAGKRVGASEASLLNLLNISPFTYGLTIVQVYDNGQIFPVSILDITDEELVSHFVSAVNTIASISLAIGYPTLPSVGHTLVNNYKNLLAVAIASKYVYPEIEELVDRIENPDKYASAAPAAAAADSTEAAAEEAAPEEEEESEDDMGFGLFD; encoded by the coding sequence ATGGGAGGAGTTcgtgaaaagaaagctgAATATTTCGCTAAATTAAGAGAATACTTGGAAGAATACAAGTCCATCTTCATTGTTGGTGTTGACAATGTTTCTTCTCAACAAATGCACGAAGTCAGAAAGGCTTTGAGAGGCAAGGGTGTCGTCTTAATGGGTAAGAACACCATGGTTAGAAGAGCCATCAGAGGTTTCATTTCTGACATGCCAGACTATGAAAAAGTCTTGCCTTTTGTTAAGGGTAATGTTGgtttcatcttcaccaacgaatctttgaaagatattaaaGATGTTATCATTGCCAACAAGGTCGCAGCTCCAGCCAGAGCTGGTGCTGTTGCCCCAGAAGATATCTGGGTTGCTGCCATGAACACTGGTATGGAACCAGGTAAaacttctttcttccaAGCTTTGGGTGTTCCAACCAAGATTGCTAGAGGTACCATTGAAATTGTTTCCGATGTTAAAGTCGTTTCAGCTGGTAAGAGAGTTGGTGCTTCTGAAGCTTCTTTGTTGAATTTGTTGAACATTTCTCCTTTCACCTACGGTTTGACGATTGTTCAGGTTTACGACAACGGCCAAATCTTCCCAGTTTCCATCTTGGACATTACTGACGAAGAATTGGTTTCCCACTTTGTCTCTGCTGTTAACACCATTGCTTCTATCTCTTTGGCTATCGGTTACCCAACCTTGCCATCTGTTGGTCACACTTTGGTTAACAACTACAAAAACCTATTGGCTGTTGCCATTGCTTCCAAATATGTCTACccagaaattgaagaattggttGACAGAATTGAGAACCCAGACAAGTACGCTTCTGCTGCTCCAGCTGCTGCTGCCGCTGATTCCACTGAAGCTGCTGCTGAAGAAGCTGCTCcagaagaggaagaagaaagtgaAGACGACATGGGTTTCGGTTTGTTTGATtaa
- the SPO77 gene encoding Spo77p (similar to Saccharomyces cerevisiae SPO77 (YLR341W); ancestral locus Anc_4.171) — MSFLLSNINIKDWETLDNQLKHSKFESIKKTFPIVTNLSKKDDELANSSRKRKFGSIDPSRYSMKENLNELLFKGAYGDVLTNDSESVMEFSLLSVPPTKPQRDCDIQLFTPCVIGNGESLSLKEINAHLVLLFSEYRERRKDGPLFLSNVGGCLIPQTVKIMQLLRRFRQETVCKTDATKFLQLSIDMFQDIWLPNLASSIAAIGSAMDFLQEYEGQYSKIETVKSRAKAEHEEDIEKIINAWSKLNYFPKILLRSLVFDIQSHVLTQAQCGAIAKYEFTKKIIVTMILEMSKTFTKITEIIFTLDIQELFPNSTMEVLIEAFLDCTIECRNGEIMIGIAELLEKWISCQPKYAKGYHIWCEGMLVKYNVQRASDNKSAGTSPRENSTDDVTDEQDLMFNRWEIGILFLRDILEYTELEPRTTNTDPDSTGWLTVFQDDLADQEQDTAGTNDGPNEAELATIASIDPPQTRVQDHQSKRAALREWAHRSRKKISHKYHSIVGEIENRRHAKRQKILITSVRCYNVTSRPNAVTPDSMYHLQRVTQKLYKKEQRGKRKRDAIKVIFSIS; from the coding sequence ATGAGCTTTCTGTTGAGCAATATAAACATCAAAGATTGGGAAACGTTAGACAACCAACTCAAACATTCTAAATTTGAGTCCATTAAGAAGACGTTTCCAATCGTCACAAATTTAtcgaaaaaagatgatgagcTTGCAAACTCGTCTCGAAAACGTAAATTCGGTAGCATTGATCCTTCAAGATACAGCATGaaggaaaatttgaacGAATTACTCTTCAAGGGAGCTTACGGGGATGTTTTAACCAATGACAGCGAAAGTGTCATGgaattttcacttttatCAGTTCCACCGACAAAACCGCAAAGGGACTGTGACATTCAATTATTCACACCTTGTGTCATCGGCAATGGTGAGTCGCTCAGTCTCAAAGAGATTAATGCGCATCTTGTGCTGCTCTTCTCAGAATATCGCGAGAGGAGGAAAGATGGACCTCTCTTCCTAAGCAATGTCGGTGGTTGTTTAATACCACAGACGGTAAAAATCATGCAACTGTTAAGAAGATTTCGTCAAGAAACTGTTTGCAAAACCGATGcaacaaaatttcttcaattgagTATTGATATGTTTCAAGATATCTGGTTACCCAATTTGGCCTCTTCGATAGCAGCTATCGGATCAGCAATGGATTTTTTACAGGAATATGAGGGACAATATAGCAAAATTGAAACGGTCAAATCCAGAGCGAAGGCAGAACATGAAGAAGACATTGAGAAGATAATTAATGCATGGTCCAAGTTAAattattttccaaagattttATTGAGATCCCTTGTTTTCGACATTCAGTCACACGTACTAACACAAGCGCAGTGTGGGGCTATAGCGAAGTATGAATTTacgaaaaaaatcattgtcaCAATGATACTAGAAATGAGTAAAACGTTCACTAAGATCACCGAGATTATTTTCACGCTGGATATTCAAGAACTGTTCCCCAATAGTACCATGGAAGTTCTTATTGAAGCGTTTTTGGACTGTACTATCGAGTGCAGGAACGGCGAAATCATGATCGGCATCGCGGAACTCCTGGAAAAATGGATTAGCTGTCAGCCAAAGTACGCAAAAGGGTACCACATATGGTGTGAAGGTATGCTTGTCAAGTACAACGTGCAGAGGGCAAGCGACAACAAGAGCGCCGGTACATCACCTAGGGAAAACAGCACCGATGACGTCACTGACGAACAAGACCTAATGTTTAACCGGTGGGAAATAGGTATTCTATTCTTGCGAGATATACTCGAGTACACAGAACTGGAGCCACGAACCACCAATACTGATCCTGACAGTACCGGGTGGCTTACTGTTTTCCAAGACGATCTTGCTGATCAAGAGCAGGATACTGCAGGTACTAACGACGGACCAAATGAGGCCGAGCTGGCTACTATCGCAAGTATTGATCCGCCTCAAACAAGAGTACAAGATCACCAGAGCAAAAGAGCTGCTCTAAGAGAATGGGCGCACAGAagtagaaaaaaaataagcCATAAGTATCACAGCATTGTCGGGGAAATCGAAAATAGAAGGCATGCTAAACGACAAAAGATCCTGATAACATCAGTGCGTTGTTACAATGTTACCAGTAGACCAAACGCTGTAACACCAGATAGCATGTATCACTTGCAGAGAGTAACACAAAAGCTGTACAAGAAAGAGCAAAGGGGTAAACGAAAGAGAGACGCAATAAAGGTTATCTTCAGTATCAGCTAG